The nucleotide sequence atggttttaatccacagtcacctctagacttgattcctttacctttaagtgtgaagtgtagctttgatggcaaagaaaaggctgaacaggtcagtaggatacatgctaaagctaaggagaacatagagaaaagaacAAAGCAGTACGAGAAACATGCGAACAAGGGCAGAAAAGAGCTCgttttcgaagaaggagacttggtGTGGATTCATCTACGCAAGGAtaggttcccagaagagaggaaaagcaagcttctaccacgagcggatggtccatttgaagtcgtcaagaagatcaacgacaatgcctaccagattgatcttcaaggtaagtataacATATCTTCcacattcaatgtttctgacttgcttccttattatgcagatcccgatttgaggacaaatccttttgaagagggggaggatgatatgatcgtggccagcaaggagacagaaNNNNNNNNNNNNNNNNNNNNNNNNNNNNNNNNNNNNNNNNNNNNNNNNNNNNNNNNNNNNNNNNNNNNNNNNNNNNNNNNNNNNNNNNNNNNNNNNNNNNNNNNNNNNNNNNNNNNNNNNNNNNNNNNNNNNNNNNNNNNNNNNNNNNNNNNNNNNNNNNNNNNNNNNNNNNNNNNNNNNNNNNNNNNNNNNNNNNNNNNNNNNNNNNNNNNNNNNNNNNNNNNNNNNNNNNNNNNNNNNNNNNNNNNNNNNNNNNNNNNNNNNNNNNNNNNNNNNNNNNNNNNNNNNNNNNNNNNNNNNNNNNNNNNNNNNNNNNNNNNNNNNNNNNNNNNNNNNNNNNNNNNNNNNNNNNNNNNNNNNNNNNNNNNNNNNNNNNNNNNccagaagagaggaaaagcaagcttctaccacgagctgatggtccatttgaagtcatcaagaagatcaacgacaacgcctaccagattgatcttcaaggtaagtataatatatcttcaacattcaatgtttctgacttgcttccttattatgcagatcccgatttgaggacaaatccttttgaagagggggaggatgatatgatcgtggctaGCAAGGAgtcagaagctgcagagaaacaagagatcgtgggaaggatcactcgttcaagagctaaggagatggccaaggaagctcattcactcatagctGAAGGGTTActcaatctaccgaggatccaagtcttcaacatatccaccttgaagacttcacccggtaatgataactagataactaaggtgtgaagtttgtactctttttcccatagctgagttttatcccaatgggttttcttagtatggtttttaatgaggcaaatagattactacgtcgagttatctagaagtcattaccaatggggaataatgtacaaGTCATCTGGCTTCTGcactaatacaagtgacttctgtactactacaagTCACctagacgttttgctgtttttcttatttccttaaaacgtcttgttgttttattttgaacttcctgttgtttggagtgtcgagcctagggttgattataaaacccaataGCGACGCCTCCTTGTTGGGTAGCGAAGAAGTCttatgtaacaagtattgttgaactttttctctcaatccgaactcgtgaatgcgttcatgattccgagtttctaaacactttgtgattaagaaactcttcactcTGTCTTTTCGAATCCATTTGATCCTCTTCACAATCCTCACCATCGAACCATTGTTTTTCATCCCTAAACATCTATCATACTCAATCACAAGTCACTcgatcatcaccatcaccaaatCACATCGCCTATCACCTGTCATCAGCCCCATCAGAGTTTCATCCTAGGGAGATCGTATTAGATATGATTAAATCCCATGACTTTAGCCTCCATTGTAGTGATCAAAGCATGTCTCCTTGATAAAGCATCAGCTACAATGTTCTCTTTGCATGTCTTCCTTGATAAAGCATCAGCTACAATGTTCTCCACAAATTCAAGCCACCTTGCATGTCTTTTCTTAAGTGTAGTTTGTCCTCTTAGGTGCTTGAGTGTCTCATGATCTATATGAATAACAAACTCTTTGGATAACAAATAATGTTGCCAAGTTTCTAGAGATCTTACCAAAGCGTAGAGTTCTTTATCATATGTTGGATAATTAAGTGCAGCTTCACTGAGTTTCTCACTGAAGTATGCTACTGGTTTTCCTCCTTGAGTTAGAACAGCACCTATTCCTGTACTagaagcatcacattcaatttcaaacattttatcaaagttAGGAAGTACCAAAACAGGTGCATTTGTTAGGCTGTCTTTGAGCAGTTTGAATGCATCCtcttgtgcttgaccccattTGAATTCCACATTCTTTTTAATCACTGAGGTCAAGGGTGCAGCAATGGTACTGAAATCCTTCACAAATCTCCTATAGAAGCTAGCCAGCCCATGGAAGCTCCTAACATGTCCAATGGTTGTTGGAGTTGGCCAGTCTTGTATAGCCTTGATCTTTTCCTCATCGACCTTTAGTCCCTGAGAACTCACAACAAATCCTAGAAACACAACTTGATCAGTGCAAAACGTGCATTTCTTAAGATTAGCATAGAGATGTTCAGCCTTAAGCGCTTTTATCACCATTTCAAGATGCTTTACGTGATCTGCAAGACTTGTGCTATAAAtcaagatatcatcaaaataaacaaccacaaacttACAGATGTACTCCCTTAGGACCTGGTTCATTAACCTCATGAAGGTGCTTGGAGCATTGGTGAGTCCAAATGGCATGACTAACCACTCATATAATCCTTGTTTTGTCTTGAAAGCcgttttccattcatcaccttcttcCATTATGACTTGATGATAACCACTCCTTAgatcaattttagaaaagataGTAGCTCCATTAAGCTCATCTAGCATGTCGTCAAGCCTTGGAATAGGATGTCTATATTTGACAGTGATGTTGTTGATTTCTCTGCAGTCTCCACACAATCTCCAAGTTCCATCTTTCTTAGGCACTAGAAGAACCGGTACAGCACAAGGGCGTAGGCTTTCACGAATGTAGCCCTTTGACATTAGATCACGAACTTGATTTTCCAGCTCCTTTGCTTCTTCAGGGTTTACGCGGTAGGCTGATCTGTTAGGCAATGGTGCTCCCGGAACTAGATCAATTTGATGTTCGATTCATCTTATAGGCGGTAGTCCAGGTGGTATCTCCTCAGGAAAGACCTCTTTAAACCTTCCTAGTAATTCAAGCACTTCTGGTGGTAAATCTTTCTCCTCTTGACCTGAAAACAAACCTTCCTTAAAGATCATTAGTAGCACCTTGTCCTGTGAATTAATTGATTTCAAAACAGTAGAAGGTGTTATGTAaagattggttttgtttgacTTAGCTCCCTTTGACATTGTTTGTTGCATTTCATGCACTTCTTGAGGGGTGAGTGGAGCTAGAGtatgcttcttgttgttgtgtgagAAGGTGTAGTAGTTTGTTCGGCCATTGTGTAAAGTCTCCTTATCAAATTGCCATGGCCGTCCTAGAAGAAGATGTCCAGCTTGCATAGGAACCACATCACACACAACTTGATCTGAATATTTTCCTATGGTGAATGGTATGGTGACTTGTTCGGAGATCCTTAGTTCAGCCTCATCATTGAGCCACTTAAGTCGATATGGATGGGGATGCTTTGTCTTTTGGAGACCTAGCTTATCAACCAAATACTTGCTGGCTACATTAGTACATGAACCAACATCAATGATTAAGCTACATACCTTGGTGTTTATGGAGCAGCAAGAGTGGAAGatattttctctttgaattgTTTCAGGATCAAAAAAGAGTGCTAAGAGCCCTCCTTATGACTAGAAGCTCTCCCATCTCTGGATAATCCACAATATCCTCCTCAGATTCaacatgttcttcttcctcatcttgtgATTCATACTCTCCATTGGCTTTTAGGATCATTACTCGCTGGTTTGGGCACTCCCTTGCATAGTGTCCTTTTCCCtgacatttaaaacaagtaataTCACGAGTTCTTTGGTTAGTTGGCTTACCTTGTTCTGGTTTGGTTACTTTTGATGCCTCAGGTGCAGCTCTTTGGTTAGTTGCGAACTGGTGTTCTTGGTGCAGGTGGGGGTTGTTCAATTCGTGTCATGCGATCACCAAGCGTTTGGAGTTGGGCTTGAATAGATGTAAGCATCTCAGCCATGTTCACCTCTCCTCCTTGTTCTCCCATGGTTCAAAACGTTTCtgtaaaagtaagaaaaaaagatcaagTGCACAGGAAGTCGAAAGGTCCAAAAACCGACAGATCAAGGATTTGGGAGGTTTTGGGCAATCAAATAAACAGATCTGAACGAAAAATTttttagagttttctttttagAAGATGAACAGTCAAAATAGAGCAAAGACACACGAAAATAGCATAtctaaaaagtgaaaaacaaactgaaacaaaatgAACTGAAAGCAGACACAAACTGAAGCAAACAAATGgaaacaaactgaaacaaaaggGATAGATAAAACCTGATTTGGAGCgcttagctctgataccagatgataTAGGAACCCAGAAGAGGGAACCCACGTGGATAGATGGAAATAGGcaaatggttgataacactgTTCTGCCTATTCGGTGGATGAAAGATGGAACGCAGTGAAGAGATGGTAAATAGACAAATGGTTGAAAACACTGTTCTGTCTATTCAGTAGCagtggaagatgaagagatagatGGGTGGATTGAAGGACGCCACacagatctgtgaaaggatctatgataagtcaaatctcagtcttcaaggattcacacacaagaagaaggagaaaagggtGGTTGCTTCTATCTCAAAAGtaaacctaagaaaactctcattttatttcataaaaacttgaaaggttACAATGGTGAGAAGGGACCTTATATAATGATCCAACAGCGGGGGACCTTCTAGGGtcgaaatttattacaaataaaaggacTAAACTTGCAAAAACAACAGACTCGATTTTAggacttaaataaataaaagactcaTAAAGACCCAACGGTCGATTCCtgcaaacaagaaaagaacgaccatttgttatttgaattcaaacatTTACCTTGATAATAGCTCTCATGCATGCTCCAGCCATTCATTGATTGCTTcagaaatgatgaaaagaacgggTTCTTTAATTCCTTGTAGAACTGGCAAAAATGATGCTTGTGGAGTCTTCTCTTTGGAATCTTCTAGTTCAATAAGAGTAATCAAACTTGCAATGGACTTGTTGAATTATTCTCTTAAGGTTCTTGCTCTCAGCCTTGTTATAGGTTTGTGTATCATTGttggcagaacgggttcttcaggaaatggtagaacgggttcttcaAGAAATTGTAGAACGGGTTCTTCAAGAAATTgtagaacgggttcttcggAAAAtggtagaacgggttcttcCGGAAGTTTACTATTTATGTCCTCatcatttttctaaaaataaagaaacaatctaatattttataaaatctatttcaaatttaaattaaattttgaattcaaaatactataattaataattaagaaagTGAAACCCATTTTTTCTTCTACACTAACAAAAaccaatatttataatttaggtaatcatataaaatagaaattatgtCACTTtaggttaaatctaaaaaatactaaaaattaaagttatatattaagCTAAAAACCGTaaaaggtttatatatatatataccacggGTTAAATATTAGTACTCTATAAATTATGTGTTCCCATTGTTGATcaattttctaatttctttccaaaagttaatttttttttctgtcgtagttctttaattttttattcgtATGGTAATTTGCTTTATTTTCAtagaaaatctatatatttactacaatattttttattttttaaaatctttttatctTGATTTCaacttaaattattaaattatatttctcCTTGTACTTTTATTCTTTAGTTTGCTCAAATAGTGTTACTCACTTACTCCTATGATAATAAATCCTCGAGATCATCTTACTAATTTGCGTTGATGAAATGAAATATGTATGTGCATTAATATTGATGTAGCCTATCATTacttaaatcaatatatatttagatttatatAGTGGCGATGATACATATGTTTCTTGTATATAGAAATCACTTTGTGATCGACATTACAAAGTTAGTTCTCCACAATGTTTTTCTCAGTTAAGCCTTAGAAATGCGTCGGCGTGGAAACTGGCTCCATCGATATAACTTATTCGTAGGCTTGTAATGAACTCCATCTTTCCTGATTGTGTACTTACAAATATAACTAGGGTAACAATTAGCGGAGTAGTCCGGTTgcaaaaagatatgaaaattcACAAACCCGCGGTTCGACCGGACATGGCAATTTGTGACCATGTACCTTTGTTTACCGTCGTTCTTGAACCGAATCATAGCGTACCGTTCTCCTGGCTTGCTCTGCCGCCAAATCTTGGGACCATGAGAGCATACGAAGCCAGCGTTTCCTTTCTTCAGATCATACAGTTCGTTGGAGATGACGACATGTGTGACAGTGTTTGGTCTTACCGTATACTCCTCTTTATATTTCTTATGATACGCCCTCAGAGATAAGACAATGGTGGAGAAGTAGGAAATTTGCAGCAAgagtaggaggaggagattCATAACTAAGGTTTTGGGATTCATTATCGTCATCTTTTAAGTTATGTCTCAGTTCTTTAATCCTaattactagtatatatatttcggAGTTTGGGTTGTTTTAGTAGTGCTGCTAAACTTTAAACGGATGTACtttatttattacatttattcACTAACGCACTCCTTTGTATAAAACTGTGTTTTTGttaatgaatatataatttggaacggttttatttgttataagtacgtttgtatatattttttattttttttgtagttgctGTGATGAAAGATAAAGGATAGCAAGTGAAGTAGTGAATTCAACTTTTCTCATTGTTACTTTTTACTATTTAATTTGAGATACCAATGATGAGAAACCATCAATGATAAGATGCTcttgggaaaaaaaagagagtagaaTTTTGTTGATGATATGTCATCGTGAGTgacaaaaattatgaaaataaaaaatttgttgtataaGTGATTTGACGATGGAAatttgttttgctgatgatacaTTTCAAGGAGATAAATagaattaaagaaagaaaaaatattaaaaaaacatggaaTGAATAAATAGTGCATCATCAACCGATTCCTCTTCATCCTCAAGATCAAGATTCATGAGGTGGAAATAACCACCAGCTTTGTGATCATAAAGATGAGTGTGTTGACCAAGATTTGgtctttaattaatattgttgaCCAAGTAGACGGCATCAcgcacaacaacaacagcaacaaaacaagTAATGATGACTCCTTTTGATAATACTAGGTTGGAGGCTGGGCCATCGAGTATGGAAAGCTACTGACTTTTGCAACAGTGAGAGGAGCGGCTCATATGGTGCCTTATGCGCAGCCTCACGAGCTCTGCGTTTGTTCAGTAGCTTTGTAAGTGGCCGGAGATTGCCCAACCAAACACATTCTTCTACAGATGAATGAAAGACCAGAGATATCTTTTGTAAGACACTGTAGTTTGTATTTAATTCATCTTTCTCAGGCCTTAGATTGAGTAGATATATAGAAAACACACAAGGGCTTCTGTTGTGGTTTGGTTAGATCTTCAAGTGCATTTGTTTTAGTTATCTTAATTTTCATTTGATTATTAGGAACATAACTTAGTCTCTTGATAATGATAAATTATATGTGATGATTGATGACATTTCATAATGTATCACCCAAACGAAGAGTAGTAATATCAATAATTTTATCaccatattatttgttttacaaaattatgtcatTATGTTTTAGCAGGAGTACTCGCATGTGCACATCCTATAACCAACATAGTCGACACAACCCCCACGTCCATTTTTGTACTTTATTGCACATAGTCTATCACAGCAACTCAGAGGACAAGTGTCAGTGCACATATCAATCGCGCCGACGCACACTTTGTCTGGTAAAAGTGGCGCACATCGTAGGTGCACATGTAC is from Camelina sativa cultivar DH55 chromosome 20, Cs, whole genome shotgun sequence and encodes:
- the LOC104771089 gene encoding uncharacterized protein LOC104771089 — encoded protein: MTIMNPKTLVMNLLLLLLLQISYFSTIVLSLRAYHKKYKEEYTVRPNTVTHVVISNELYDLKKGNAGFVCSHGPKIWRQSKPGERYAMIRFKNDGKQRYMVTNCHVRSNRGFVNFHIFLQPDYSANCYPSYICKYTIRKDGVHYKPTNKLYRWSQFPRRRISKA